One Nitrosopumilus piranensis genomic region harbors:
- a CDS encoding 50S ribosomal protein L23 produces the protein MNVDQASKIIIKPYITEKTFAMVESESKICFIVDRSASKPEIADAVNTLYKEKVTNVNTARTIYGKKAFVQFENTEKARDLATKIGML, from the coding sequence ATGAATGTAGATCAAGCAAGCAAAATCATAATCAAACCATACATTACTGAAAAGACATTTGCAATGGTGGAAAGTGAAAGTAAGATTTGCTTCATAGTAGATAGATCAGCAAGCAAACCAGAAATCGCTGATGCAGTTAACACACTATACAAAGAAAAAGTCACTAACGTCAATACAGCTAGAACAATATATGGCAAGAAAGCATTTGTTCAGTTTGAAAATACAGAAAAAGCAAGAGACCTCGCAACAAAGATAGGAATGCTATAA
- a CDS encoding 30S ribosomal protein S19 has protein sequence MVKEFSYRGIPKEELENMSLEKLFQLFNARQRRSLTRGINDGKRKLIEEIKAAKAGKLKNPIKTHVRDLIILPYMVDVTVNVFSGKEFKPVLIRTEMIGHYLGEYVITNKKVSHGAPGVGASRSSLYVPLK, from the coding sequence ATGGTTAAAGAATTTTCATACAGAGGAATTCCAAAAGAAGAGTTAGAGAATATGTCATTAGAAAAATTATTCCAATTATTCAATGCAAGACAAAGAAGATCACTTACCAGAGGAATTAATGATGGTAAAAGAAAATTAATTGAAGAGATCAAAGCTGCAAAAGCAGGCAAATTAAAAAATCCAATCAAGACCCATGTCAGAGATTTGATTATCCTACCATACATGGTAGATGTTACAGTAAATGTTTTCTCAGGAAAGGAATTCAAACCAGTTCTAATTAGAACTGAGATGATTGGCCATTATTTGGGAGAATATGTCATAACAAACAAGAAGGTTTCACACGGTGCACCGGGTGTCGGCGCATCAAGATCCAGCCTCTATGTGCCATTGAAGTGA
- a CDS encoding ribonuclease P protein component 1 — protein sequence MITADNITAHEFIGLNTQIVESTNPQVIGLNGTIENETKSMFTINTENGKKSIAKSTSNWKFSIENNDIIVKGSKIAKRPFDRIGAKA from the coding sequence ATGATTACAGCAGACAACATAACAGCACATGAATTTATTGGATTAAACACACAGATTGTTGAATCAACCAATCCACAAGTAATAGGATTAAATGGAACAATTGAAAATGAAACAAAATCAATGTTCACAATTAACACAGAAAATGGAAAAAAATCCATTGCAAAATCTACAAGTAATTGGAAATTCTCAATTGAAAATAACGATATAATTGTAAAAGGATCAAAGATTGCAAAAAGACCGTTTGATAGAATAGGAGCAAAGGCATGA
- a CDS encoding 50S ribosomal protein L22, which translates to MGRFDYAFQNYDATRHVRSSLREKDISHKHAREVAVAIKGLSIEKARDYLQSVVHKDRAIAFRRYKNQVGHKGDPGMMAGRYPQKTAKEFIKVLDNLESNAEYKGMDLDRLKIVNATVHKGVLIKRFIPRAMGRATPKNNVLTHVELVAQEI; encoded by the coding sequence ATGGGTAGATTCGATTACGCTTTTCAAAATTATGATGCAACAAGACACGTACGTTCATCATTAAGAGAAAAAGATATCTCACATAAGCACGCAAGAGAAGTAGCAGTTGCAATCAAAGGATTGTCAATTGAAAAAGCAAGAGACTACTTACAATCTGTCGTTCACAAAGACAGAGCAATTGCATTTAGAAGATACAAGAATCAAGTCGGACACAAAGGTGATCCTGGAATGATGGCAGGACGTTACCCACAAAAAACAGCAAAAGAATTCATCAAAGTTTTAGATAATTTAGAATCAAATGCAGAATACAAAGGAATGGATTTAGATAGATTAAAAATTGTAAACGCAACTGTTCACAAAGGGGTTCTGATAAAAAGATTCATACCAAGAGCAATGGGTAGAGCAACTCCAAAGAACAATGTATTGACTCACGTAGAATTGGTGGCCCAGGAGATTTAG
- the rplD gene encoding 50S ribosomal protein L4, with the protein MTKTAVYATTGTKDGEVELPPVFATPFRRELIHKAFTNLTSHKFQPQGRHPTAGQDVVADSNDPPTGQGVSRVARARGGGGGRQGQGAEVASTRGGRQAHPPIVEKVIYKKLNKKEKKLALCSAIAATASKDRIESRGHKVEGIESFPIVVSDDIEAVSKTSEISKILDSLKLTQDLQRLQSRKPRSGQSRLRGRSKKVGKSVLFVTKDSSNISKAIGALPGVEATSVKDLSVLDLAPGSDPIRLTVYSKSAIEEIGKIKSTHLEVMAKVQ; encoded by the coding sequence ATGACTAAAACAGCAGTATACGCAACAACTGGAACCAAAGACGGAGAAGTAGAACTCCCACCAGTATTTGCAACACCATTTAGAAGAGAATTGATTCACAAAGCTTTCACTAATCTAACATCACACAAATTCCAACCACAAGGAAGACATCCAACTGCAGGCCAAGACGTAGTTGCAGATTCTAATGATCCGCCAACAGGTCAAGGGGTATCTCGTGTAGCAAGAGCACGAGGTGGTGGTGGCGGAAGACAAGGACAAGGTGCAGAAGTAGCATCAACCAGAGGTGGAAGACAGGCACATCCACCTATTGTTGAGAAAGTAATTTACAAAAAATTAAACAAAAAAGAAAAAAAGTTGGCATTATGTTCTGCAATTGCAGCAACAGCATCAAAAGACAGAATAGAATCAAGAGGTCATAAGGTAGAAGGAATCGAATCATTTCCAATTGTAGTTTCAGACGACATTGAAGCAGTATCTAAAACAAGTGAAATTTCCAAAATACTAGATTCATTAAAACTAACACAAGATCTACAAAGATTACAATCAAGAAAACCACGTTCTGGTCAATCAAGACTCAGAGGAAGAAGTAAAAAAGTTGGAAAGAGCGTGTTGTTTGTAACTAAAGATTCATCAAATATATCAAAAGCAATTGGCGCACTTCCAGGTGTAGAGGCAACAAGTGTTAAAGATTTGAGCGTATTAGATTTAGCTCCGGGTTCAGACCCAATTAGATTAACCGTTTATTCCAAATCCGCAATAGAAGAAATTGGAAAAATAAAATCAACACATCTAGAGGTAATGGCGAAAGTACAATGA
- the rpmC gene encoding 50S ribosomal protein L29: protein MTRISMKTIKNLNEKDLKSKIQESRSELSKLRVDAAKGTLRKESGKLKPLRHDIARMLTRLNEMKKEK, encoded by the coding sequence ATGACAAGAATTAGTATGAAGACAATCAAGAATCTAAATGAAAAAGATCTAAAAAGTAAGATTCAAGAATCACGAAGTGAACTTTCAAAACTTAGAGTTGATGCAGCTAAAGGTACATTAAGAAAAGAAAGCGGCAAACTAAAACCACTACGACACGACATTGCAAGAATGCTCACTAGATTAAACGAGATGAAGAAAGAGAAATGA
- a CDS encoding 30S ribosomal protein S3: MSSVKNVIKDNYNMMLLKDYLREAIKEAGFSHAEISKTPTGTRVALHVTRPGIVIGRKGSGIRDLTDKLATDFGLKNPQISVVEIEKPELSPSVMCNRMASHLERGTAFRRATMWTLKQIMENGAMGVQITISGKLRGDRSAFEKHTAGILPRAGHHAEVIVAEDIAHVNTAMGLIGIRIRIARKEKFVPEFEMKTEKPKKAKQVKDADTGKMRDETAAEKKARTESEQIALEEEKMKELETLEEEEAKLK, encoded by the coding sequence ATGTCGTCAGTCAAGAATGTAATTAAAGACAACTACAACATGATGCTTCTCAAAGATTATCTTAGAGAAGCAATCAAAGAAGCTGGATTTTCACATGCAGAAATTTCAAAGACACCAACAGGTACAAGAGTTGCACTTCATGTTACAAGACCAGGAATAGTTATCGGAAGAAAAGGTTCAGGAATCAGAGACCTTACAGATAAACTTGCAACTGATTTTGGATTAAAGAATCCACAGATTTCTGTAGTGGAAATTGAAAAGCCAGAGTTATCACCAAGTGTAATGTGTAATAGAATGGCCTCACATCTTGAAAGAGGAACTGCGTTTAGAAGAGCGACTATGTGGACACTAAAACAAATTATGGAAAATGGCGCAATGGGCGTTCAAATTACAATTTCAGGTAAACTAAGAGGTGATCGTTCAGCTTTTGAGAAACATACTGCAGGAATCTTACCACGGGCAGGTCACCATGCAGAAGTAATAGTTGCTGAAGACATTGCACATGTCAATACAGCAATGGGATTAATTGGAATCAGAATTAGAATTGCAAGAAAAGAAAAATTTGTTCCAGAATTTGAGATGAAAACGGAGAAACCAAAGAAAGCTAAACAGGTCAAAGATGCAGATACTGGTAAGATGAGAGATGAAACTGCTGCTGAAAAGAAAGCAAGAACAGAATCAGAACAAATTGCACTAGAAGAAGAAAAAATGAAAGAACTTGAGACATTAGAAGAAGAGGAGGCAAAACTCAAATGA